In Ochrobactrum vermis, the following proteins share a genomic window:
- the ppx gene encoding exopolyphosphatase has product MSAALAQGRLKGLKPVAVIDIGSNSIRVVIYEGIVRSPTVLFNEKILCGLGKGLAKTGKLNEKSVEAALRALKRFRALAEQAGAVSIHALATAAAREAKNGPDFIAQAEAILGRHIEVLSGKEEAYYSALGIISGFYQPKGVTGDLGGGSLELIAVDDHEVGEGITLPLGGLRLQDMSNEKLPEAAKITRTELAKATLLEAHQGQAFYAVGGTWRNLAKLHMTAKNYPLHVMHGYEMNPVEAQSFLKRVAKGNLDTMRGIEAVSKNRRQLLSYGATVLLETIRLMKPSKIVFSALGVREGYLYSLLPKNEQRLDPLLASADELSILRSRSPRHARELATWTTLSLPVLGFDETEDEARYRQAACLVADISWRAHPDYRGSQALNIIAHGSFGGIDHAGRSFMALANYYRHEGLIEDEIAPEIMQLATPRLRERAKLLGALLRVVYLLSASMPGVIPRLVWREDENGIALVVPGDLADLISDRPEGRLQQLSKLTGKNIYFAVGNAAIEGMRE; this is encoded by the coding sequence ATGAGCGCAGCTTTAGCACAAGGCCGCCTGAAGGGACTCAAGCCCGTCGCGGTCATCGACATTGGCTCGAACTCGATCCGTGTCGTCATCTATGAAGGCATCGTCCGTTCGCCGACGGTGCTTTTCAACGAAAAGATTCTCTGCGGCCTCGGAAAAGGCCTGGCGAAGACCGGCAAGCTTAACGAGAAATCCGTTGAAGCGGCGCTTCGTGCGCTGAAACGTTTTCGTGCGCTCGCAGAACAGGCCGGTGCGGTTTCCATTCATGCGCTGGCCACAGCCGCTGCGCGTGAAGCGAAAAACGGCCCGGATTTCATCGCACAGGCAGAGGCTATTCTCGGTCGTCACATCGAAGTGCTGTCCGGCAAGGAAGAAGCCTATTACTCGGCGCTCGGCATCATTTCCGGTTTCTATCAGCCGAAGGGCGTGACAGGCGATCTTGGCGGCGGCAGCCTTGAGCTGATCGCAGTGGACGACCATGAAGTGGGCGAGGGGATCACCTTGCCGCTCGGCGGCCTGCGTTTGCAGGATATGTCCAACGAAAAACTGCCCGAAGCAGCAAAGATCACACGCACGGAACTGGCAAAGGCGACGCTTCTGGAAGCGCATCAGGGCCAGGCTTTCTACGCGGTCGGTGGCACATGGCGTAACCTTGCCAAGCTGCATATGACGGCGAAGAACTATCCGCTGCACGTCATGCACGGCTACGAGATGAACCCGGTGGAAGCACAAAGCTTCCTCAAGCGCGTTGCCAAGGGCAATCTCGACACGATGCGCGGCATCGAAGCGGTTTCGAAAAACCGCCGTCAGCTTTTGTCCTATGGCGCTACGGTGCTGCTTGAGACGATCCGTCTGATGAAGCCTTCGAAGATCGTCTTTTCGGCGCTCGGTGTGCGTGAAGGCTATCTCTATTCACTTCTGCCCAAGAACGAGCAGCGGCTCGATCCTCTGCTCGCTTCGGCGGACGAATTGTCCATTCTGCGCTCACGCTCGCCACGTCATGCCCGCGAACTGGCAACCTGGACGACGTTGTCTTTGCCGGTACTCGGTTTCGATGAGACCGAAGACGAAGCACGCTACAGGCAGGCTGCCTGCCTCGTGGCGGATATAAGCTGGCGCGCGCACCCCGATTATCGCGGGTCGCAGGCGCTCAACATCATCGCCCATGGCTCATTCGGCGGTATTGATCATGCCGGACGTTCCTTCATGGCGCTTGCCAATTATTATCGCCACGAAGGGCTGATCGAGGACGAGATTGCGCCGGAGATCATGCAGCTTGCCACACCGCGCCTGCGCGAGCGGGCGAAGCTGCTCGGAGCCCTGCTGCGCGTGGTCTATCTTCTGTCGGCGTCGATGCCGGGCGTCATCCCCCGCCTTGTCTGGCGTGAGGACGAAAACGGCATTGCGCTGGTGGTTCCGGGCGATCTTGCCGATCTGATTTCTGATCGCCCTGAAGGTCGCCTGCAGCAGCTTTCCAAGCTGACCGGAAAGAACATCTATTTCGCGGTTGGTAATGCGGCCATTGAGGGGATGCGGGAATAA
- a CDS encoding DNA topoisomerase IV subunit A: MGKSLIPPGDGEEHIEKVDLKSALEERYLAYALSTIMHRALPDVRDGLKPVHRRIMHAMRLLRLNPDQAYAKCARIVGDVMGKFHPHGDASIYDALVRLAQDFAVRYPLVDGQGNFGNIDGDNAAAMRYTEARMTEVATLLLEGINENAIDFRPTYNEEDEEPIVLPGAFPNLLANGSAGIAVGMATNIPPHNVAELCSSALYLINHPDAPVEELVTSPEQWEELKREAETDPAALLKCKVRGPDFPTGGILVEEHGNILDAYRTGRGAFRVRARWEKEEGNRGTWVIVITEIPYQVQKSRLIEKIAELLLAKKLPLLDDIRDESAEDIRIVLEPKNRTVDPELLMESLFKLTELENRVSLNMNVLSHGKVPNVLSLGAVLREWLDHRKEVLVRRSEYRLAEIEKRLEILGGFLKAYLNLDEVIRIIREEDEPKQELMRFFDLTDNQAEAILNMRLRSLRKLEEFEIRKEFDGLSAEKSELEGLLASGTRQWKKISAEIKAVREKFGPTTKLGKRRSTFANAPTHDLEDIHQAMIEREPVTIVVSEKGWLRAMKGHLADFSTLAFKEGDKLKLAFHAETTDKLLFFTTGGKFFTIGANTLPGGRGHGEPIRILVDMENDQDILTAFVHDPSAKLLLVSHEGNGFIVPENEAVANTRKGKQVMNVKAPDEAKLCQRVSGDHIAVVGENRKMVVFPLSDIPEMTRGKGVRLQKYKDGGISDIRTFAIGEGLSWQDSAERTFTRNKEELVEWIGARASAGRAVPKGFPRSGKF; encoded by the coding sequence ATGGGAAAAAGTCTGATTCCGCCGGGTGACGGCGAAGAACACATCGAAAAGGTCGATCTTAAATCGGCCCTCGAGGAACGCTACCTCGCTTATGCGCTGTCCACGATCATGCATCGTGCGCTGCCGGACGTGCGCGACGGCTTGAAGCCGGTGCATCGCCGCATCATGCACGCTATGCGTCTGCTGCGCCTCAATCCCGATCAGGCCTATGCGAAATGCGCCCGTATCGTCGGTGACGTGATGGGTAAGTTCCACCCGCATGGCGATGCGTCGATCTACGATGCGCTGGTGCGTCTGGCGCAGGATTTTGCAGTGCGTTATCCGCTCGTGGACGGGCAGGGCAATTTCGGCAATATCGACGGCGATAACGCTGCCGCCATGCGTTACACCGAAGCGCGCATGACGGAAGTGGCGACGCTGCTGCTGGAAGGCATCAACGAAAACGCCATCGATTTCCGTCCGACCTATAATGAGGAAGACGAGGAGCCGATCGTTCTTCCGGGCGCTTTCCCGAACCTGCTTGCAAACGGTTCTGCGGGCATCGCGGTCGGCATGGCGACCAACATTCCGCCGCACAATGTGGCGGAGCTTTGCTCGTCGGCGCTTTATCTGATCAATCATCCTGACGCGCCGGTGGAGGAACTTGTTACCTCGCCGGAGCAATGGGAAGAACTGAAGCGCGAAGCCGAGACCGATCCGGCCGCTCTGTTGAAATGCAAGGTGCGTGGCCCGGATTTCCCGACGGGTGGCATCCTTGTCGAAGAGCACGGCAATATCCTCGACGCCTATCGCACGGGTCGCGGCGCATTTCGCGTTCGCGCCCGCTGGGAGAAAGAAGAGGGCAATCGCGGCACCTGGGTGATCGTTATCACCGAAATTCCATATCAGGTGCAGAAATCGCGTCTGATCGAAAAGATCGCCGAGCTGCTGCTGGCAAAGAAGCTACCATTGCTCGACGACATTCGCGACGAGTCGGCGGAAGACATCCGTATCGTTCTGGAGCCCAAAAACCGGACGGTCGATCCGGAATTGCTGATGGAATCGCTGTTCAAGCTGACAGAGCTTGAAAACCGCGTTTCACTCAACATGAACGTGCTGTCGCATGGCAAGGTGCCGAACGTCCTGTCGCTGGGCGCGGTTCTGCGCGAGTGGCTCGACCATCGCAAGGAAGTGCTTGTTCGCCGTTCCGAATACCGTCTGGCAGAAATCGAGAAGCGACTGGAAATCCTTGGTGGTTTCCTGAAAGCCTATCTCAATCTCGATGAAGTCATCCGTATCATCCGCGAGGAGGACGAGCCGAAGCAGGAATTGATGCGGTTCTTCGATCTGACGGATAATCAGGCCGAAGCCATTCTCAACATGCGCCTGCGTTCCTTGCGCAAGCTTGAAGAGTTTGAAATCCGCAAGGAATTTGACGGCCTGAGCGCCGAGAAGTCTGAACTGGAAGGGCTGCTCGCTTCCGGTACACGCCAGTGGAAGAAGATCAGCGCTGAAATCAAAGCCGTCCGCGAGAAATTTGGCCCGACGACCAAGCTTGGCAAACGCCGCAGCACCTTTGCCAATGCGCCGACCCATGATCTCGAAGACATTCATCAGGCGATGATCGAGCGCGAGCCGGTCACCATCGTGGTTTCGGAGAAGGGCTGGCTGCGTGCGATGAAGGGGCATCTGGCCGACTTCTCGACGCTTGCCTTCAAGGAGGGCGACAAGCTCAAGCTCGCTTTCCATGCCGAGACGACGGACAAGCTTCTGTTCTTCACGACGGGCGGCAAGTTCTTCACCATCGGCGCGAATACGCTCCCTGGCGGTCGCGGCCATGGCGAACCGATCCGCATTCTCGTCGATATGGAAAACGACCAGGATATTCTGACGGCCTTTGTGCATGATCCGTCTGCAAAACTGCTGCTCGTCAGCCACGAGGGTAACGGTTTCATTGTTCCCGAGAACGAGGCGGTCGCCAATACCCGCAAGGGCAAGCAGGTGATGAACGTCAAGGCGCCGGACGAGGCAAAGCTTTGCCAGCGTGTTTCGGGCGATCATATCGCCGTCGTCGGCGAGAACCGCAAGATGGTGGTCTTCCCGCTTTCCGACATTCCGGAAATGACACGCGGCAAGGGCGTGCGTCTGCAGAAGTACAAGGATGGCGGCATTTCAGACATTCGCACATTTGCGATCGGTGAAGGGCTCTCCTGGCAGGATTCGGCAGAACGAACCTTTACACGCAACAAGGAAGAATTGGTCGAGTGGATCGGCGCACGCGCTTCCGCCGGGCGAGCCGTGCCGAAAGGCTTTCCGCGTTCGGGCAAGTTCTAA
- the hemB gene encoding porphobilinogen synthase, protein MTDRQSKYLPANISQHVDDVTGSRRLRRMRKADWSRRLVQETRLTVDDLILPFFLTYGTGVAEPVEAMPGVERYSVDMAVRMAEKAAKLGIPAIAPFPREKLEVKTEDGAFVASPDNLINRAVRAIKKEVPEIGIITDAALDPFTTHGHDGILRDGEIINDESVAMVVRGALSQAEAGADIIAPSDMMDGRVGAVRQALDEHGFCHLPIMSYATKFASAFYGPYRDAIGTQGLLKGDKKTYYLDPANPEEAVREAEQDIAEGADMLMVKPGLPYLDIIRRLKSEFRLPTYAYQVSGEYAMIKAAGINGWIDEEKVMMESLLAFKRAGCDGILTYFAIEVAEKLKQQG, encoded by the coding sequence ATGACCGATCGTCAGTCCAAATACCTGCCCGCCAATATCAGCCAGCACGTCGATGACGTGACAGGCAGCAGACGCCTGCGCCGCATGCGCAAGGCCGACTGGTCGCGCAGGCTGGTGCAGGAAACCCGGTTGACGGTCGATGATCTCATCCTGCCTTTCTTCCTGACCTATGGAACCGGCGTTGCGGAGCCTGTGGAAGCAATGCCCGGTGTCGAACGCTATTCGGTCGACATGGCCGTTCGCATGGCGGAAAAAGCCGCCAAGCTCGGCATTCCAGCCATTGCCCCCTTCCCGCGCGAAAAGCTGGAAGTAAAAACCGAGGATGGCGCCTTCGTCGCAAGCCCGGACAACCTGATCAATCGAGCCGTGCGCGCAATCAAGAAGGAAGTGCCGGAGATCGGCATCATCACCGATGCCGCGCTCGATCCCTTCACCACGCATGGCCATGACGGCATCCTGCGCGACGGTGAGATCATCAATGACGAATCGGTCGCCATGGTGGTTCGAGGCGCACTTTCACAGGCTGAAGCTGGCGCCGATATCATTGCCCCATCCGATATGATGGACGGTCGCGTTGGTGCCGTGCGTCAGGCGCTGGACGAGCATGGGTTCTGCCACCTGCCGATCATGTCCTATGCCACCAAATTCGCTTCGGCCTTCTATGGTCCTTATCGCGACGCCATTGGCACCCAGGGACTGCTGAAGGGCGACAAGAAGACCTATTATCTCGACCCGGCCAATCCAGAGGAAGCCGTTCGAGAGGCCGAACAGGATATTGCCGAAGGTGCGGATATGCTGATGGTCAAGCCGGGCCTGCCCTATCTCGACATCATCCGCCGCCTGAAGAGCGAGTTCCGCCTTCCCACCTATGCCTATCAGGTATCGGGCGAATACGCGATGATCAAGGCGGCCGGGATTAATGGCTGGATCGACGAAGAAAAGGTGATGATGGAGAGCCTTCTGGCGTTCAAGCGCGCCGGTTGCGACGGAATTCTTACTTACTTCGCAATCGAAGTGGCTGAAAAGCTTAAGCAACAGGGCTGA
- a CDS encoding arginyltransferase, whose protein sequence is MTHQPQQSPQFFLTAPSPCPYLEGQMERKVFTHLVGDKANEINDLLTQGGFRRSQNIAYRPACELCRACISVRILTDEFKMTRNMRRVWTQNSDLIGRVHKAQPSTEQYALFRDYLDARHRSGGMSDMTVLDYAMMIEDTHVNTQIIEYRKRGPESFISAKGDGELIAVALTDVMADGLSMVYSFFSPHMHDRSLGTYMILDHIQRAHAAGLPHVYLGYWVEGSRKMQYKIRFTPQEHLGPRGWQRFEG, encoded by the coding sequence ATGACCCATCAACCGCAACAGTCTCCGCAGTTCTTTCTGACAGCTCCGTCGCCCTGTCCTTATCTCGAAGGTCAGATGGAGCGAAAAGTCTTTACGCATCTGGTCGGTGACAAAGCGAACGAGATCAATGATCTTCTGACCCAAGGCGGATTCCGCCGTTCCCAGAATATTGCCTATCGCCCGGCCTGCGAATTGTGCAGAGCCTGCATATCCGTTCGCATCCTTACCGACGAATTCAAGATGACGCGCAATATGCGCCGCGTCTGGACGCAGAACAGTGACCTGATCGGGCGCGTGCACAAGGCACAGCCCAGCACTGAACAGTATGCGCTTTTCCGCGACTATCTCGATGCGCGCCACCGTTCGGGCGGGATGTCGGACATGACCGTCCTCGACTATGCGATGATGATCGAGGATACACATGTGAACACGCAGATCATCGAATATCGCAAGCGCGGTCCGGAAAGCTTCATCAGCGCCAAGGGCGACGGTGAACTGATCGCAGTAGCACTCACCGACGTGATGGCCGATGGCCTGTCGATGGTCTATTCGTTCTTCTCACCGCATATGCATGACCGCTCGCTTGGCACCTATATGATCCTCGATCATATTCAGCGCGCGCATGCTGCAGGTCTGCCGCATGTCTATCTCGGCTATTGGGTCGAGGGATCCCGCAAGATGCAGTATAAAATCCGCTTCACGCCGCAAGAGCACCTCGGCCCTCGCGGCTGGCAGCGGTTTGAAGGCTAG
- the rnd gene encoding ribonuclease D translates to MHLITTTQALEEAVSALAKSDFVTVDTEFIRETTFWPELCLIQMASPDHTALVDALAPGLDLVPFFRLMADEKVVKVFHAARQDIEIVFHLGDLIPSPVFDSQVAAMVCGFGDAISYDQLVQKVTGKQIDKSSRFTDWRRRPLSDKQLDYALADVTYLRDIYLYLKDELQKEGRSEWVNEEMAVLTARETYDMHPDDAWRRVKARVRKPIELAIMQSVAAWREREARERNVPRGRIIKDDTIAEIAQQQPRDAEALGRLRSIPKGWERSAQAAGLVAAIQSALEIPKEDLPKLPKPSHSPEGSAAAADILKVLLKLVTEEHGVAAKIVASSDDIDKIAAEGDNANVPALHGWRREVFGQKALDLIDGKIGIKFENRRIRAVELGE, encoded by the coding sequence ATGCATCTGATCACGACAACGCAGGCCCTCGAAGAGGCCGTATCCGCCCTCGCCAAATCCGATTTCGTAACAGTCGATACGGAATTCATCCGTGAAACGACGTTCTGGCCGGAATTGTGCCTTATCCAGATGGCTTCGCCGGACCATACGGCGCTCGTGGACGCGCTTGCGCCGGGGCTCGACCTCGTGCCGTTCTTCCGCCTGATGGCCGACGAAAAGGTGGTCAAGGTTTTCCACGCTGCACGGCAGGACATCGAAATCGTCTTCCACCTCGGCGACCTCATCCCGTCGCCTGTCTTCGACAGTCAGGTGGCGGCAATGGTTTGCGGATTCGGCGATGCCATTTCCTATGACCAGCTCGTGCAGAAGGTCACGGGCAAGCAAATCGACAAGTCGTCCCGGTTTACCGACTGGCGCCGTCGTCCGCTTTCAGACAAGCAGCTCGACTATGCTCTGGCCGACGTTACCTATCTGCGCGACATCTATCTCTATCTGAAGGACGAACTTCAGAAAGAAGGTCGCAGCGAATGGGTCAACGAGGAAATGGCAGTGCTGACCGCCCGCGAAACCTACGACATGCACCCGGATGATGCATGGCGACGGGTGAAGGCCCGTGTTCGCAAGCCGATCGAGCTTGCCATCATGCAGTCCGTCGCCGCATGGCGGGAACGCGAAGCGCGCGAACGCAATGTGCCGCGCGGGCGTATCATCAAGGATGACACCATCGCTGAAATCGCACAGCAGCAGCCGCGTGATGCGGAAGCACTCGGTCGCCTTCGTTCCATCCCCAAGGGATGGGAGCGTTCAGCACAGGCTGCCGGGCTTGTCGCCGCGATCCAGTCTGCGCTTGAAATTCCCAAGGAAGATTTGCCAAAATTGCCGAAGCCGTCGCATTCGCCGGAAGGCAGCGCCGCCGCTGCAGATATTCTCAAGGTGCTGCTCAAGCTTGTGACCGAAGAGCACGGCGTTGCGGCAAAGATCGTGGCCAGCTCGGACGATATCGACAAGATCGCCGCAGAAGGTGACAACGCCAATGTGCCTGCCCTGCATGGCTGGCGCCGTGAGGTTTTCGGCCAGAAAGCCCTTGATCTCATCGACGGAAAAATCGGCATCAAGTTCGAGAACCGACGGATCAGGGCAGTTGAGTTAGGGGAGTAA
- a CDS encoding RDD family protein, producing the protein MSDHILHGEVMGPRYESRAFFEGVRTRRIMAFLIDYLIVFLLCIPAAIVIAILGIITLSLGWMLYGIMFPMVALFYIARTLGGPQQATKGMQMMNLKLVRLEGGTVDPMLAIVHTVLFWGLNVVLTPLILLATLVLDRKRTVHDLLLGTAVIRSDR; encoded by the coding sequence ATGTCCGACCATATTCTGCACGGCGAAGTCATGGGTCCGCGTTATGAAAGCCGCGCATTCTTTGAAGGCGTGCGTACACGCCGCATTATGGCTTTTCTTATCGATTACCTGATTGTCTTTCTGCTTTGCATCCCTGCGGCAATCGTCATTGCAATCCTCGGCATCATTACGCTGAGCCTTGGCTGGATGCTCTACGGCATCATGTTTCCCATGGTAGCGCTGTTTTACATAGCGCGCACTTTGGGCGGACCACAGCAGGCCACCAAGGGCATGCAGATGATGAACCTGAAACTTGTCCGGCTCGAAGGCGGCACGGTCGATCCGATGCTCGCAATCGTTCATACGGTCCTGTTCTGGGGTCTCAATGTAGTTCTGACGCCGCTGATCCTGCTTGCCACGCTGGTTCTCGACCGCAAGCGCACCGTGCATGACCTGTTGCTTGGCACGGCTGTCATCCGTTCGGATCGATAA
- the aspS gene encoding aspartate--tRNA ligase, whose product MHRYRSHTCAALRKTDVGSNVRLSGWVHRVRDHGGILFIDLRDHYGITQIVADPDSPAFKVAETVRGEWVIRVDGEVKARAGDAVNTNLPTGEVEIFATEIEVLAAAKELPLPVFGEPDYPEDIRLKYRFLDLRRETLHKNIMSRTKIIAAMRRRMTEIGFNEFSTPILTASSPEGARDFLVPSRIHEGKFYALPQAPQQYKQLLMVAGFDRYFQIAPCFRDEDPRADRLPGEFYQLDLEMSFVTQEEVWETMEPVMRGIFEEFAEGKPVTQTFRRIAYDDAIRTYGSDKPDLRNPIEMQAVTDHFAGSGFKVFANMIANDPKVEVWAIPAKTGGSRAFCDRMNSWAQSEGQPGLGYIFWRKEGDKLEGAGPIAKNIGEERTEAIRIQMGLEDGDACFFVAGLPSKFYKFAGDARTRAGEELNLVDRDRFELAWIIDFPFYEWDEDNKKLDFAHNPFSMPQGGMEALETQDPLTLKAYQYDLVCNGFEIASGSIRNQLPDVMVKAFEKVGLSQQDVEERFGGLYRAFQYGAPPHGGMAAGVDRVIMLLVGAKNLREISLFPMNQQALDLLMNAPSDVSPAQLRDLHIRLAPVQKS is encoded by the coding sequence ATGCACCGTTACCGCAGCCATACCTGCGCAGCCCTTCGCAAGACGGACGTTGGTTCTAACGTTCGCCTTTCCGGATGGGTTCACCGCGTCCGTGACCATGGCGGCATTCTCTTCATCGATCTTCGCGATCATTATGGCATTACCCAGATTGTGGCCGATCCCGATTCGCCTGCCTTCAAGGTTGCCGAAACCGTTCGCGGCGAATGGGTTATCCGTGTCGATGGTGAAGTGAAGGCCCGCGCAGGCGATGCGGTCAATACGAATCTGCCGACCGGCGAAGTCGAAATCTTCGCAACGGAAATTGAAGTGCTGGCCGCTGCCAAGGAATTGCCGCTGCCAGTTTTCGGCGAGCCGGATTATCCGGAAGATATCCGCCTGAAATACCGCTTCCTCGATCTGCGCCGCGAAACGCTGCACAAGAACATCATGAGCCGCACCAAGATCATTGCCGCGATGCGTCGCCGCATGACCGAAATCGGCTTCAACGAGTTCAGCACGCCGATCCTGACGGCTTCGTCGCCGGAAGGCGCACGCGACTTTCTCGTGCCGAGCCGTATTCACGAGGGCAAGTTCTATGCGCTGCCGCAGGCGCCGCAGCAGTACAAGCAGCTTCTGATGGTTGCCGGTTTCGACCGCTACTTCCAGATCGCACCTTGCTTCCGCGATGAAGACCCGCGTGCGGACCGCCTGCCGGGCGAGTTCTACCAGCTCGACCTTGAAATGAGCTTCGTGACCCAGGAAGAAGTCTGGGAAACGATGGAACCTGTCATGCGCGGCATTTTCGAAGAGTTTGCCGAAGGCAAGCCGGTGACGCAGACTTTCCGTCGCATTGCCTATGACGATGCGATCCGCACCTATGGTTCGGACAAGCCGGACCTGCGCAACCCGATTGAAATGCAGGCTGTGACCGATCATTTCGCCGGTTCAGGCTTCAAGGTGTTCGCGAACATGATCGCCAACGACCCGAAGGTCGAAGTCTGGGCAATCCCGGCCAAGACCGGCGGCTCCAGAGCATTCTGCGACCGTATGAATTCCTGGGCGCAGAGCGAAGGTCAGCCGGGTCTCGGCTATATCTTCTGGCGCAAGGAAGGCGACAAGCTTGAGGGCGCAGGCCCGATTGCCAAGAACATCGGTGAAGAGCGCACTGAAGCGATCCGCATCCAGATGGGCCTTGAAGACGGCGATGCCTGCTTCTTCGTTGCCGGTCTGCCGTCCAAGTTCTACAAGTTCGCAGGCGATGCCCGCACGCGCGCCGGTGAGGAACTGAACCTCGTCGATCGTGATCGTTTCGAGCTGGCCTGGATCATCGACTTCCCGTTCTACGAATGGGATGAAGACAACAAGAAGCTCGACTTTGCGCATAACCCGTTCTCGATGCCGCAAGGTGGCATGGAAGCACTGGAAACGCAGGACCCGCTGACGCTCAAGGCTTACCAGTACGATCTGGTCTGCAACGGCTTCGAAATCGCTTCGGGCTCGATCCGTAACCAGCTGCCGGACGTCATGGTCAAGGCCTTTGAAAAGGTCGGCCTCAGCCAGCAGGATGTGGAGGAGCGTTTTGGCGGTCTCTACCGTGCGTTCCAGTACGGTGCGCCTCCGCATGGCGGCATGGCTGCTGGTGTTGACCGCGTTATCATGCTGCTGGTCGGCGCGAAGAACCTGCGCGAAATCTCGCTGTTCCCGATGAACCAGCAGGCGCTCGATCTTCTGATGAATGCACCTTCGGATGTGTCGCCGGCGCAACTCCGCGACCTACATATCCGTCTGGCTCCCGTTCAGAAGAGCTAA